The genomic region TCTAAGATGTAGTTTAATGTTTTGTTAGCTCTTTTTTGGAATGAAGAGAATGCAACATCAAATTTAAATCCATTTTCTTTTAACCAAGCTCCACCGTTTTTAGCTTCTTGAACTCCTTTTTCAGTTAAGTCAACATCTACCCAACCAGTGAATCTATTTTGTAAATTCCATTCACTTTCACCGTGACGTACTAATACTAATTTCATTGATAGTCCTCCTAATTATTTTTAATTATACTTTATTATACAATAAAGTGAATAAAAAATCAATTTAAGTTAAAAAATTCCTTATCGTGAAATAAAGAGAGGGAAAAATGTAGAAGTTCAAAACTTAACGTTTTATTTAGAGGGCATAAATAAAGGGTTTTCTGACACCTCTTAAATTCTTGCATATTTATTTTTGTTTAAAATATTGAATTTTGTTTTAAATGGATATAAAATAATAATGTAGAATAAATATTAAAATTTGAAAGGTGATGAAATTATGGAAGCTTGGAAAGGATTTAAAGAAGGTTCTTGGACTAGTGAAATTAACGTTCCTGAATTTATCAGATTAAACTATACTGAGTATACTGGAGACGGAAGTTTCTTAGAAGGACCAACTGAAGCAACTACAGAATTATGGAATTTATTAAAACCAAAATTAGCAATTGAAAGAGAAAAAGGTATCTACAACACAGAAACTAAAATACCTTCTCAAATAGATGCTTATGGTGCAGGGTACATTAACAAAGATTTAGAACAAATCGTTGGGGTTCAAACAGATGAACCATTAAAGAGAGCAATCTTCCCTAATGGTGGATTAAGAATGGTTGAAAATTCATTAGAAAGTTTTGGATACAGCTTAGATCCTCAAACAAAAGAAATCTTTGAAAAATATAGAAAAACTCATAATGATGGAGTATTCTCAGCTTATACTGATGCTATTAGAAAAGCAAGAAGAACTGGAATAATTACAGGATTACCTGATGCTTACGGAAGAGGACGTATAATAGGGGATTACAGAAGAGTACCTTTATACGGAGTAAACAAATTAATAGAAGAAAAAGTTAAAGATTACAATGCAATTGAACCAGATGAAATGTCTGAAGATATTATAAGATTAAGAGAAGAAATCTTCGAACAAGTAAAAGCTCTTAAAAAATTAATAAACTTAGGTAATGCATATGGATTTGATTTATCAAGACCAGCTGAAAATGCAAAAGAAGCTGTTCAATGGTTATACTTAGCTTACCTTGCTGCAACTAAAGACCAAAATGGAGCAGCTATGAGTTTAGGAAGAACATCTACTTTCTTAGATATATATGTTGAAAGAGATTTAAAAGAAGGAAAAATTACTGAAAAAGAAGTTCAAGAATTAATAGATCAATTCGTAATGAAATTAAGAATTATTAGATTCTTAAGAACTCCAGAATATGATGCATTATTTAGTGGAGATCCTACTTGGGTTACAGAATCTGTTGGAGGTATGTTAGATGATACTCATTCATTAATAACTAAAAACTCATTCAGATACTTACAAACACTATATAACATCGGACCATCACCAGAACCAAACTTAACATTATTATGGTCTGAAAAATTACCAATTGAATGGAAGAAATTCGCAGCACAAGTTTCAATTGATACATCAAGTTTACAATATGAAAATGATGATTTAATGAAACCTCAATTTGGTAATGACTATGCAATAGCATGTTGTGTATCTCCAATGACAGTTGGAAAACAAATGCAATTCTTTGGAGCACGTGTTAACTTACCTAAAGCATTACTTTACACAATTAATGGTGGTAAAGATGAGTTAAAAGGAATTCAAGTAACTCCAGAAGGAATGTTTGAACCTATTAAAGGGGATTACTTAAACTTTGATGAAGTTTGGGAAAAATATGATAAAGTATTAGATTGGTTAGCTAAGACTTACGTTCAAGCATTAAATATCATTCACTATATGCATGATAAATATGCTTATGAAAGTTATGAATTAGCATTACATGATACATTCATTAAGAGAACACAAGCCTTTGGTATAGCAGGAATCTCAATTGTTGCAGATTCATTAGCAGCTATTAAATCAGGAAAAGTAAGAATAGTAAGAAACGAAGAAGGATTAGCAGTTGACTATGTTAACGAAGGTGAAGATTATGTAGCATTCGGTAACAATAATGATGAAACAGATAACATAGCAGTTGAAATTACAAGAAGATTTATGAACAAGATCAGAAGTCACAAAATGTATAGAAACGCTATACCTACTCAATCATTATTAACAATTACTTCAAATGTTGTTTATGGTAAGAAAACAGGAAATACTCCTGATGGAAGAAGAAGTGGAGCACCATTTGGACCAGGAGCAAACCCTATGCACGGAAGAGACGTAAATGGAGCTGTTGCATCACTTGCTTCAGTTGCAAAATTACCATTTGAGGATGCAAATGATGGAATTTCTTACACATTCGCTATAACTCCTGATACTTTAGGAAAAGATAGAGTAGAAAAACAATTAAACTTAGTTGGATTATTAGATGGATACTTCAATGCAACTGGTCAACACTTAAATGTTAACGTATTTGGTAGAGACTTATTAGAAGATGCTATGGAACATCCAGAAGATTACCCTCAATTAACAATAAGAGTTTCTGGATATGCAGTTAACTTCGTAAGATTAACTAAAGAACAACAATTAGATGTTATAAACAGAACAATATCAAGCAAAATGTAAGATAATAATTAAGAGCCGCGATGCGGCTCTTTTTATTTATCTTATTTAATTTTTGGGATATAATATATATTATGAGAGGAGATGGAAAATGAAAAGGTTGATTTTAATATTTTGTTTAGCAATTAGTATTTTTACATATTCAGAATCATATAATATTTATGGTATAGAATTTTTTGAT from Pseudostreptobacillus hongkongensis harbors:
- the pflB gene encoding formate C-acetyltransferase translates to MEAWKGFKEGSWTSEINVPEFIRLNYTEYTGDGSFLEGPTEATTELWNLLKPKLAIEREKGIYNTETKIPSQIDAYGAGYINKDLEQIVGVQTDEPLKRAIFPNGGLRMVENSLESFGYSLDPQTKEIFEKYRKTHNDGVFSAYTDAIRKARRTGIITGLPDAYGRGRIIGDYRRVPLYGVNKLIEEKVKDYNAIEPDEMSEDIIRLREEIFEQVKALKKLINLGNAYGFDLSRPAENAKEAVQWLYLAYLAATKDQNGAAMSLGRTSTFLDIYVERDLKEGKITEKEVQELIDQFVMKLRIIRFLRTPEYDALFSGDPTWVTESVGGMLDDTHSLITKNSFRYLQTLYNIGPSPEPNLTLLWSEKLPIEWKKFAAQVSIDTSSLQYENDDLMKPQFGNDYAIACCVSPMTVGKQMQFFGARVNLPKALLYTINGGKDELKGIQVTPEGMFEPIKGDYLNFDEVWEKYDKVLDWLAKTYVQALNIIHYMHDKYAYESYELALHDTFIKRTQAFGIAGISIVADSLAAIKSGKVRIVRNEEGLAVDYVNEGEDYVAFGNNNDETDNIAVEITRRFMNKIRSHKMYRNAIPTQSLLTITSNVVYGKKTGNTPDGRRSGAPFGPGANPMHGRDVNGAVASLASVAKLPFEDANDGISYTFAITPDTLGKDRVEKQLNLVGLLDGYFNATGQHLNVNVFGRDLLEDAMEHPEDYPQLTIRVSGYAVNFVRLTKEQQLDVINRTISSKM